The following coding sequences lie in one Zingiber officinale cultivar Zhangliang chromosome 2B, Zo_v1.1, whole genome shotgun sequence genomic window:
- the LOC122045107 gene encoding transcription termination factor MTERF2, chloroplastic-like — MFRRLSAAVHRQLQVTATLGHRRTAAAASRSHFLGYVRPYSVSSVAADDPSSLIASSLTRSCGISDHAALSISKKVQPDALDKALSVLAVLKDYGFEEAHLVRLVNLYPRSLLMDVEKTLKPKLEFYCGISLVGTALPEVLSAKPRLLTASLEKRLIPNVEFLKSILKTNKNLVDALKHSPWLMAFDTRTAVLPKVDALRAYGVPDDVILVLLTRCGYALVADTDRFNDAFDAVKKMGICSKKSTFAYALGVLAIFPKKKWLEKMENLRELGWSQNHILEAFAKFPYIVRASTEKIRKTAKFVEEKLGWTPEHTVKNPFVLSLSLEKRLMPRYAVLSILVHMGLIKPCFIWSQFKISDKNFLVRFVTKYQEKAPEIVEAYQKVKSDI; from the coding sequence ATGTTTCGACGTCTCTCCGCCGCCGTCCACCGTCAACTTCAGGTGACTGCCACTCTCGGCCATCGTcgaaccgccgccgccgcctctcgTTCACACTTTCTGGGTTATGTCAGACCCTACTCTGTCTCCTCCGTCGCCGCCGACGATCCCTCATCCCTAATCGCCTCCTCCCTCACGAGATCGTGCGGGATCTCCGACCATGCCGCCCTCTCCATCTCCAAGAAAGTCCAGCCCGACGCCCTCGACAAAGCGCTCTCGGTGCTCGCCGTCCTCAAGGACTACGGCTTCGAAGAAGCTCATCTCGTCCGCCTCGTCAACCTCTATCCTCGTTCCCTCTTGATGGACGTCGAGAAGACCTTGAAGCCCAAGCTGGAGTTCTATTGCGGGATCAGCCTCGTCGGAACCGCCCTCCCGGAGGTCCTGTCAGCGAAACCCCGGCTGCTGACGGCTAGCTTGGAGAAGCGATTGATCCCCAACGTTGAGTTCCTCAAATCGATTTTGAAAACGAATAAGAACCTCGTGGATGCCCTAAAACACTCGCCTTGGTTGATGGCCTTCGACACCAGAACTGCCGTTCTTCCCAAGGTCGATGCTCTGCGCGCATATGGCGTGCCCGATGATGTAATCTTAGTGCTTTTGACCCGTTGCGGCTACGCTTTGGTGGCAGATACAGATCGATTCAATGATGCCTTTGACGCGGTAAAGAAGATGGGTATCTGTTCAAAGAAATCCACATTCGCCTATGCCCTCGGGGTGCTCGCTATATTCCCCAAGAAGAAGTGGTTGGAGAAAATGGAGAACTTGAGGGAATTGGGGTGGTCGCAGAATCATATCTTGGAGGCATTTGCAAAGTTTCCTTACATTGTGCGGGCATCGACTGAGAAGATAAGGAAGACTGCCAAGTTTGTGGAAGAGAAGCTGGGATGGACACCGGAGCACACAGTGAAGAATCCGTTCGTCCTGTCGTTGAGCCTGGAGAAGAGGTTGATGCCCAGGTATGCCGTCCTGAGCATTCTAGTGCACATGGGATTGATCAAGCCTTGCTTCATATGGAGTCAGTTCAAGATTTCGGACAAGAACTTCCTGGTGCGATTTGTGACCAAGTATCAAGAGAAAGCTCCAGAGATAGTTGAAGCTTATCAAAAAGTGAAATCAGATATATGA